AACAAAATGCCTTCAATCATCTACAAGGACAAAACAATATCTTATATTGCAATCTAATACAGTATTAAATAGCCAAGTAGATCATACATTTGAAGAAGCAAATAGGTCCATAATGTTCATATTCATGAATATACTGTACTATACACGATAAATCACAATTCACTGGGCCAACGCATATATGTGGCTTCTTAACCAGGTAACAaaggaaatggatcctctccagtttTTTACATCTATCATAAACTTTCAACACACGTTTAGCTtccaaatcataaaaaaattaagaggGATTAGGTGAAACCCAAATTGGGAGAGGCCAACCCAACCTAGAATATGAATTTCGGGGATAGCATGGCAAAGGCTCAATACCTTGGTCCCATAATCTGAAGATCCCCAAATCATGCTTCCCACAAGCATCATCATAATTAAAATCCGAATAATCATCAGTGAAATATATGCAATCCCCCAAACACCCAACAGAAGCAGCAACTAACGAAAGCGAAGAGTTCCCTCCAATAAACAGAGCGCGATCGCCCAAACTTTCAACCTTTTGCCATTTGAACGCACACCAATTCATCTCAAAGATTTCAAACCCCACGGTTCTATACACCAAATTGGATTCACCGCCTGCATCATCGAACTCCTGTTCCAGAATCCGCGACACCAACATCATGTCCTCGCCGGAAAAAACCGCGTAGTGAATATCGCCGGAGAATCTCGCCGACGCCACCGTTTGAATGATCGATACACGAGGAGGAAAACAATCATCATCAACACAACACACCGCAACCGTTCCTTCTTTGCTCACCGCATAGAACGAGTTTGAGCCATCGTGATGAACCGCGTCTTCCCAGCAGTGAAGTTCTTCGCTAACGAAAATCCAAGAATCATCGCCGCTTCTACAGAACGCCAGGTTCCGTTCACCGACAATCGCGAACGCCGAGAATTCGCTGTTCCCTGAAGGGCTCGAGGATAAGACGATCTTTCTCACGAAGGAGTTGCACATCTGCCTGAGATTGAAGGAGTCAACGCCGCCATGGTGGTTCCGAACGAGGTATTCTCGACCGACGTTGGAGTAACTGAAACCGATGATGCTGGGGAAAGCGTTGAGTGGAGGGAGAGAGCGCGTGGCGCGCGTGAGAGGGTTCAGGAGGCTGACGCTGGGGGACTCTTCGTTGACAGTGACGAGCCAGCCGTGGGAGGAGCCGCAGTTTCGGGTTCGGATGGAAGCTTCTGGAAGGTTGAGGAGGTGAGTCTTGTATGTGGAGAGGTGGAAGAAGGCTCGCCGTGAGAGCATGAGCCATGGGAGCTGAGGACGGAGGTGGAGAGGTGATTGTGGGAGAAACGAGTGCCAGCTCCGGCATGCGGCCCTGAATCGGAGGTAGTCGCCGTAGGTTGGTAAGTTTCCGGCGATAATTTCGATAATCTCCGGTGGTAGGTCACTCCAGTCCATGCCCATTATTTATTAGTATTCTTTTCCTCTAAACTCGGAACTgaaaagtctttttttttttttcatctgttTCTCTGCAAATGTTAGTACTTGGTACCTTGTCAATTTGTCATTGCTTGCTGCTCTTCTTCTTCCGCCTCTTAAGGTTTTTGTTTACTGCTACTAATTTGGGCTTTTTATTTTGAGAAGGCCTGAATCTCAACAGGCTTAGTATTGTAGTCCAATATGGGCTTGCCTGAAACGGTGTCTGTAGATGTGGATTGACAaaactaaaatacaaaattaaatgaaacgtagtacaccaaaataaataaataaataaagagtaaTTACTCAATTCGGTCCCAAGATTTTAAAAGCagacattttattttctaagaaaaaataATACACAAATTAATCTCTATCGTTTTTTTGTCAGACATATCCCCCAGTCTATTTTCCGGCATGACTCATCAACAGAGTTGCTAACTTAGCATGTTAACTCACACACATGGCTATTAAATGTTCACGTATGCGAAAAGGACAAAACAGTCTCTGGACTTGTTAATTAAAACATCGTCGTATCCAAAATATTCCTCctttttcgttcttcatcaatgaAGGTCTCATGAAACTCTAGTTCTTCATCTACAGGAATCGACACATCTAGGTTTAGTTTTGATGATGTCAAGTAGAGGAAGTTCATCTTCTTCAAATTGCCGTTGAGGAAGACACGATTTCTCCGGTGGTAGTAGTCTCGTACATGGTGATGTGAGGAGCCTGAGAAACGTTGAAATCACGAAGGGACAATACCCAAAATGCTTATGTAATTTGTATGCAATAATCTCTATTTCAAGAACTCATGAAAATTCGAGCAGGATGTTTTTTGGATGCCCACCGTATAAGGTAAAAAATTGTTGGTATTctagttaattaaaataaaaaaaatgcgtTGAATAATCTGCTTGTGAAATGGGAAGGAGAAACTCTATTAGGAGAACCAATTTCTGTCTCGAGATTTTTAGTAGTACTATCAGGAGGCCCTAGCAATCTTTCTCTGGGAAGATTATCTTTTAGATTGTTAGTTCAGTCACTCAAATTCTCATCTGACACTAAACCAGTTGACACCTCTATGTTTGACCTCTTATGCATATGGGTTTTTGAAGCAGGGAATTTAACTCTTCCATTTGATGGCATTGAAGTCATTCTGATGGACGATGGTAATAGTAATAGCATAGAAGAATCCTACCATAAAATTATCACAAAAGTGATGTCATTGGATTATTCAAAGGTGACATTTTGCCAAATTTTCCATAATGCAAAATGCTAATAATACTTTCATTACTTTAAACATatgcattatttattttcttaactaATCCTCCTAAATTGTTTTCGTTTAGAAAATTTTTAACTTTGTTGAATAGAATATGTTGCCTATAAAATAATAAGTAACATATATTCATCTCATATGAGAAAGAGGTCATAATTTAGCATTATAGGAATTGTCTTCTATACTACAATTGTTTTACTAGTGTTTCAAGCTTCCATCTTCACTGTCTAATGTGCCACGCATTTGTGAAAATGAAGATGTTGGTTTGGGATAGAAACTAATAGAGTTATAGAGTAAAATTGATATATTAGAGGTTCATCAAAATGTAGTCCCAAAGATTGACTCCAAAAATAGAGGTTTTAATGTAGTGTCTATTTTTATGGTTCTAGAATTGTTTAGTTTTGGCCATGACAATAGTTATTATTGTTTTGTAAGAGATTTAGAGTTGGGCATATATTATGTGTAAGCTTGTTTTTAGTTCAATATTTGAATGCTATTTTGGTGAAGTTGCAAGAacatttgtaataattttttagattgaATGGTAGTAAGTTAAAGCAAATTTTTGAAAGAGTTCCGCTAGGAAGCCAATGGACTATTTgcacaatgtgtacaatagactattgagttacaaaatgaacatcactCATACTATctaaaataaccatccgagtactagggataataaacatctcaggtcatgaaatcactcatcccaaaagtttaaacAGATTTTAGAGTTCACCAAAGaatgaactcttgacctttcggatctaaagctctaataccatgtcatgataccgctcatcccaaaagtttcagctgatgaaaaaaagataacactaatagttatatctctaatactccctaaacttccattgtacacattgtacaaatattccattggttcttcatactttttctttttgaaatatGCATGCTTGTTAAAAAATTCTTCATTGCATTATTAAGCAAAGCGTAAGCACCCAATGACTTTTCTCTTAATGTTATTTATCTGTGAAGTTGAcacaaattataaaaatagttaCAAATAAATGGGAACAACAAAACATACCATTACTTTTAATACTAAATAAATCATTGTAGAGTATATAGTTTAGAaaatagcattcaagactttaAAAAAGTTATTCATGTCATAGTAGCAAGCTAACAATATGCTAGAAAGTGTTAAAATACAAACTTTTCATGCATACAATAGCATGAAACATAATAACAACCAAACCGAACATTTTTTATACAAGAATCTCTCATCCAAAATTAACATCATGATAGCAAAATAGAGTATTTAGAATATTAAGAGTATTTCAAATCTTCATCCTTGATTATCAAAATACAGTTTAAATTAAGACACTAAAAGTCTAATGTTATTTATTCAGCATGCATCACTGGTTACTTTTTCCTTGGATGCTAGAAACCAGGATTTGGAATAAATTGGAACATCCTTGATGCAGTACCCTTATTGGCCACTGCCATTGTTTCAACTGAGACCCTTCCAATTGTTGTAGGTGCTGGAATCGGTGGTGGAGTGCTCGACTGAATGGCAGGGTGGTTGATGTGGCCTAATGATAAGTTGCTTGGCTCTAGCACTAAGTGAAATTGACGCTTGAAAATTGGCCCTAGCATTAGGTGGAATTTGCTTGGCATCACATCCAAAATCGTATGGCTCCTTGGGTTACTCCTCAACAACTCAGTCAGGTATTCTCTCAACTTACTATATTGTGCCCTCTCATTGCCAATCAAATGCTCTCTAGCCTCTTTCAGAGTCATATATACTATCTTCCCATTTATTATGACATTGTAGTCAATTTTAATGTGTTCATATGTCTCACTAAGGTTCATGTGAGGTTGAGTTCAAAGCCATTTTTTAGCTTCTTTGTCACCCATTTCTGACTTGTTTATATAAGCCATGGACAAGATAAACTATTGACAAATCCACTTTTGGTCCCATTTTCATTCACAACAGCAGTAGTTTCAATCCCATTGTTGGATTAGACAGCATCACTTTCTTTATTAGTTTAGAAATTTTCATTAACATCTTCACTAGCATCACCTCCTTTAGCAGTCTTGTTCTCTACATTCACATTCCCCTCAACCCCATTCTGCTCATTTTTATCCTTTTCATTTGTATcctccatatttttttctttttgattctttgattttctagattttttaatCCTCACAACACCATACTCACAGTCACACCTAACTCTCCTTTGgtcattttttatgtattttatctttttctcttcatATATGACATGGTCCTTTAAAGTATTCTTAAACATTTCAATGGTTGAAAACTCCATCCCCACTCCGAAATAAAATTCACTAAATCCAGTCCTTTTATTGAATTGTGAAAATTCATATCTCTCCCACTCATCTTCAGAACTCTCAGGAATTAATAACGTCTCAGACTTGTAGTTAAATGCAGGTTTTTCTATCTCCTCCTTAAACTCTTCATTCTGTTCATCCTCTTCATCAACATTAATGCCATGAACTTCAACACCAGACTTAGAAGATCTTGTTGTAGTACTACTAAGTCTACTAGCCTGACTTATCCCACCAACAACACTAAGCGTAACAGAACCACTTGGCCCAGCATCAATTGGCCTAGAAACAATTGGCCTAGCAGCAACACTAAGCCTAGCAGCACCATTTGGACCAGCACCAATAGGTCCATCTTTATTCCTCCCATATATTAGGCCACTAACCTTCTTGCTATTCAATTGATTCTTCTTTGTAGTTATGATCCTACTTTTAATATCCATGTTTGTCTTCTTCTTCCACATATCGCCTTTATGGTCTGTTTTTTTTTCACTCCTAACAGTTTTCTTCCTTATTACCATACACTCATCTTCACTACTATCAGATTGATCACACTCAAAATCAAAGTCTTCATCCTCAAATGGAGCTAACATTATTGGGTGATCAAAGTATAACTTGAATTCTGGACTCCCCTTATTCTTTTCTTTGTACGTACATAATTCATTAATTTGAGCATCTTCTTTTATGGGATGTAATCCAGGCTCAAGTTAGAGGCAGAAGAATCAAACTAGTACATAACTTTGTAATCATAATATCCTAACCTTTTGAATAGAGTTTTCAAATCAAAAAAACACAGCAAGTCAATGtctattttgaaaaatttgtctacttttttttatcaatatatagCAACACACCCTTATTATCTTACACAAAGTGACCGCCACGGTAAAAAACAAGAACCACAAAATATTCCATCTACAAACAGAATTAAAATAGACCAGCATTAACAAAATTGAAATTACAAACTCAAATATACCATTATTTATTGCTTATAATAACTACTGAACATGATGTATTCTTCTAACAAAAATAAACCCATACAGGCTCAACACTATTACAACTCACAAGTTTTTACCGTCACTAAACGCTAAACATCGAACAAAATTAATAGATTAATCAAGTAAAATATCATTGTATCCTATAAATTAGCCTAACAAAGATTATGTACTCACCTTCTGCAATGTGAGTATTCAGTGAAAATCTTGTTGCTATCATAGCATCCACCGCAATACTTCGTGCGATTCAAAGATAACAAAAGTAATTGACGGCTGTGACGATGATGAATGGAGTCCTAACGTTAACGGTGATGGAGTGATGTAAGAGAAGAGGTTACAGGGGTATACTGTTTCTATGTAAAATGGAGAGTGAATGATGGAGTTTGATGTCTTTTTGAGAGGATGAAGACATATGGAGGAAAAAAAGAGGTGAGAATTGGGCGTAACATTTCATCCTATTTTCAATACAATGACGTTTTAATTAATAAGATCAGAGACTGTTTTGTCGCCACATGTGCGAATTAACGTGCCAAGTCAGCAATCTCCATTGATGAGTCACGCCAAAAAATAGACTAAGGACTGAAATGCATAACTAGAAAATTGATTAATACAGACaaatttacagacagatttagtctttattacaaacAGATTTTTTGTTACCGACGGATTTCGTCCCTTTGTAAAAGCCtcgtcgaaaattatttaccgatGGATTTTTTTCCGTCAGAAAATTTtcgacggatttttaccagttaccgacggatttttcctctgtaaattctccatccattttccTGACACGACGAACTTTCTGACGAATTTTCCAtcggtaattacagacgaatttttcgacggattttccgtctgtaatttgaaccttggaaaatcaTCGCACACTGATTACAgatagaaaatccgtctgtaaatccgtcagtaaggtaaaatagaatttttttagattttttcattacaaaataaacttgttttcatacaaaataaatataaatttaataaatacaaatttttatttatggTATAAATTGAAAAACACACCAGTGAGTACAAAGCGCTTTCTTTATAATAAGAAGCAATTATTTTCATGCAATAATATAATCTAAATACATTAGATGACAAGTAACTAGTGGACTCATCAGGATTCAATATCCTAATTTATGGATAGCTTCATTCTTTCTTGAGcttcttagtgatggtggcaataTACTTGCCTTGGTGGAATGCTTGCTCCAACTCAAGTTTAGTTGGTTGTCTTGATCCATCACCACCAACATAAGTTCGGGCACCGTACAGACTACCACCCTTCACTTTATTCATCTCGAACATGCCACCACCAAATGTATATCCAATTGAGGCAGTCTATTTCTGCTTCCAAATCAGTAGAGAATTAATTAAGACCAATGAGGCAACAAAATATTTCATATGGGtagaaatataactaaaaacatgTAAATTATAAAAAGGTTAGCATTATTACCTCATTAGGAACATGTAACTTATTCGCTGCTTCCCACTTTCTGAGCAGAGGATGTCTACCTTACTATATCTGATCTACACTCAGACAACAAATAAGGCAATTATTAGAAAAAAGAACCAAAAAGGAGTTGTTACCACTACAGTTACTTTTGATTAAATAAGGTAAAGAAACATCTCATGACAAAATTAACCCAAGAAACAAATCTAAATTCATTAGAAATTTGACAATAGCAATTAAAAGATGTACCTGCAGAAGACGCCATGGAGAATTAGGCCAATGAATGAGATCAAGAAGCTGAACAGAAGAAATGGTTCCCATGAACCAACTGATTCTAGAAGAATCCTTAGTCTCAAAGGGCATCTTGAACCTCATCCCAGAACACCACCTCACTTTCATTGCATCTCTCACAAGTGAAGCCTTAACACAAAACTCAGGTGAGCTTCCCCTTGGATAGTACACAACCTCAAATGGCCTTCCATTAACACCACAACTCACAGTTTGAATCACCGATGACACCGACACCTCACCACCTCCAATTGTCACCTTCTTGGCCCTCCTTGTTCCAACACACAGATCACCATCCTTCGCTCTCAAGAACACAATGGAATCACCAGCTAAAACTCAGAACTTCGTGCGACGGCGAGGAGAGGAGGAACAATGCGAAGAGGGCCGAGTAGAGCTTCCCCATATGACGAAGGCACCCACGGTCTGTTCCCGTCGGTGACGAAAGCACCTTCTACCGGAGGAGAAGAGTTCGAGGGATGGGGGCTGCTGGCAACGTTCGAATGGAGTGTGAATGGATGGTGATAAAATTAGGGTTACCCCAACATTTCCGacgaaaaatttaaattacagacggattttctgtctgtaataatttaataaaacgcagcgttttgtttatttaattacaggcggatttttcgtctgtaaccatttttcatttaaaaaaattaattttaccgaCGGAATTATCGACAGATTCtgttttctgtctgtaatttatgctaatttatttttttgtttttcgacaaaaaattcgtctgaaattctgtctgtatttccgtgggataaaatctgTCAAAAATATCtatctgtaataactagttttctaatAGTGATATCTGACGAAAGAAAACGATAGAAATTGatctatgtatttttttttttaatgactaaaatttaaaatctttgaagACCAAATTGGATAATTACTCATAAATAAATGAAACGTAATCGCTATGGATAATGGATAGTCCATACATTGTAATTTCTAGAGGAACGAAAACTTGAAAGAGTTACCCTTGCCAAGACCAAAAACACAGCAAAAGAATTGTTTTGAAagagttaaaacttaaaactgaAAGGACTACTTTTGAAAATTATTCATAAGCTTAAAAtacctttttgaatatttataTTCCTTCATACATAAAATTAATAAAGAGTCATGCATGATGAAACTctaaaatacaataaattaaaaaaaacataataatgtTAGGAAGTTAACTTTTGCTAATcaatattagtcaatttttttaaaattattttgtttattttagattCTATCTAGACCCAAATTCATAAATTATTAagcctaaattttaaattataaatcttaaattctcttaaagattcaaatttttataattaaaaaaagttagttaatattatttaattaaaaattaatttcttatattttttcaatatatatatatgagtaacTAAAAGTGACTACCTGTACAAATATTTTTGCAGTTATTAAgtgttaaaaaaaagtttaaagatattattaatataatttaattttgatatactattaatataaaataattttatacgtttttaattatgtaataccACATCTATCTTAATAGCGGAAATAATTGTGAAAAGAACGAATTTGATTAAACGAACTAGTAATAGGTTTTAAATAAAACTCTTATTAACAACAGTCATATTATCATGTTACAAGTGGCAGTTATCAAAGTTGTACCGATaaattttgtctatttttttCTGAATAAAAAAAGTTGGTCTGTTTTACGTTACCTGTAATGTAATAAGCTGGAATCGTTCCCTGTTGTAACTACTGATAACCAGTTAAGTAGCTGGGAGAAAGATGAACATAGATCTAAaatatgtcttttgaaataacTAACTAATAACCTAATTGTAAATCTAAATATCACTTCTTATAAGCAGTACATTAACGATATACAGTATATACTGTAGCTTTACGAGGTACGTCACAAATATAATAATAGCGAAAATTGCAACCTGGTGCCGGGGTCTTTTAAAGTATTGGAACTTTAGAACGGTAATAATGAGTATCACTTGCATGGCacatatactatttttaaataaaaaagaatataaaTTAGTTTTGCTAATTAGATTttcgcgagagagagagagagagagagagagagagagagagagagagagagagagagagagagagagagagagagagagagagagagagagagagagagagagagagagagagagatcacgTGGCACGGTAGCTGGAAAGAGACCCACGTCAACATCAAATACATCGTCATAGACTCCATCATTTAGATTTTGAAACCGAAATTCGACAATGTTGTTCCAAACCAGCTCATCGGACCCATTCCCCTACAGTTCTCGAAAGATAATGCATCCAAATACGTACAACAATTCTCCCTTCGTTCAATTTTCCATGTTGGTTATCTGCGCCAAAAATCTCATCCTTTTAATTCTCATCAGAGTCTCAGAGTCACATGAGCTagatgttcaaatcaaattctcaATCATGCATTCAGTTTTGTCTGATCTTGCATTTGGACCTGTTAGAAGTGAGTGTTAAATAGTTATCAGGCCAGTTTTAAATTACCAAGATTGGAGTTTAGTATTGTTCCCTAATGAGATTATATTTACCTCTAATAGTCATGGTACATCAATTCGTAGATCAGGACATAAAGTTGCGGCAAATCTTCTTGTTCTAGATTGATATCTCCACGAGATGACGGTGTACACGAAAAAAATTTTGACATTCAAGTCGATAATAATAcggttccgctacgttaccaacagtatatctgtcaacttctgccaactcttatttataattgtgttttatgaAAATGTGTtcatggatgtgtctaataaaaatgttttttttataactgtgtttaatagaagtgtctttatagatatattttctggatgtgtctctttatatatgtatttaaaatatattaattattaaacacatctacgaacacacttccatgaaacacaaatataaataagagttggcagaagttgacagataatatgttagtaacctatacttttccataataATATACAGAAAAAGTatagaattttttataatatttgaaaaaaaatagagagaattcGAATAAATTTGTACAAGATAAGTTTGATCTAAATTCCATCTTTTATGAGTTAACAATTAACATACTTCACTccaacaaaaattattttcaggaataataacataatatttattatatgt
This region of Arachis hypogaea cultivar Tifrunner chromosome 8, arahy.Tifrunner.gnm2.J5K5, whole genome shotgun sequence genomic DNA includes:
- the LOC112705681 gene encoding F-box protein SKIP23, with amino-acid sequence MGMDWSDLPPEIIEIIAGNLPTYGDYLRFRAACRSWHSFLPQSPLHLRPQLPWLMLSRRAFFHLSTYKTHLLNLPEASIRTRNCGSSHGWLVTVNEESPSVSLLNPLTRATRSLPPLNAFPSIIGFSYSNVGREYLVRNHHGGVDSFNLRQMCNSFVRKIVLSSSPSGNSEFSAFAIVGERNLAFCRSGDDSWIFVSEELHCWEDAVHHDGSNSFYAVSKEGTVAVCCVDDDCFPPRVSIIQTVASARFSGDIHYAVFSGEDMMLVSRILEQEFDDAGGESNLVYRTVGFEIFEMNWCAFKWQKVESLGDRALFIGGNSSLSLVAASVGCLGDCIYFTDDYSDFNYDDACGKHDLGIFRLWDQGIEPLPCYPRNSYSRLGWPLPIWVSPNPS